From Pseudomonas hefeiensis, one genomic window encodes:
- a CDS encoding antibiotic biosynthesis monooxygenase, with product MDADTVNEAATLVVRHRVKAGHEQQYEAWLRRIIDTASRYAGHMGIDVFRSHSDGLPLFTCVLHFSCKLHLQGWLDSSDRQELVAEVKPLLAGGDQIEVSSAREFWFVPASEHQPPPRWKQACVTFLVIMPLSLIVPQLWQPLFKRITWLGSHPVSAVLVTLSIVLLVVYLFMPMMTRWLAAWLNPQRREE from the coding sequence ATGGACGCAGATACCGTCAATGAGGCGGCCACGCTAGTTGTCAGGCACAGGGTTAAGGCCGGACATGAGCAGCAATACGAAGCGTGGCTGCGGCGCATCATCGATACGGCAAGCCGTTATGCCGGGCATATGGGTATTGATGTATTCCGCAGCCACAGTGATGGACTGCCGCTGTTCACCTGCGTGTTGCACTTTTCCTGCAAGCTGCACTTGCAGGGCTGGCTGGATTCGAGTGATCGCCAGGAGTTGGTCGCCGAGGTAAAGCCTTTGCTCGCCGGCGGCGATCAGATCGAAGTGTCGAGCGCCCGTGAATTCTGGTTCGTACCTGCCTCAGAACATCAGCCTCCGCCGCGCTGGAAGCAGGCCTGTGTGACCTTCCTGGTCATTATGCCGCTCAGTTTGATAGTGCCCCAACTGTGGCAGCCCCTCTTCAAACGCATTACCTGGCTAGGCAGTCATCCCGTCAGTGCGGTGCTGGTCACGCTGAGTATCGTGCTGCTGGTGGTTTATTTGTTCATGCCAATGATGACCCGTTGGTTAGCGGCCTGGCTCAACCCACAACGCCGCGAGGAATGA
- a CDS encoding amidohydrolase — MKADLILYNGRLHTVDREKPQATAVAIKDGKFIAVGSDVEVMAVRADTTQVIDLQKRTVIPGLNDSHLHLIRGGLNYNLELRWEGVPSLADALRMLKDQADRTPAPQWVRVVGGWNEFQFAERRLPTLDELNKAAPDTPVFVLHLYDRALLNRAALRVVGYTRDTPNPPGGEIVRDSNGEPTGMLVAKPNAMILYSTLAKGPTLPLEYQVNSTRQFMRELNRLGVTSAIDAGGGFQNYPDDYEVVRELAKHNQLSVRIAYNLFTQKPKEELTDFKNWSGMVKPGDGDNFFRHNGAGEMLVFSAADFEDFLEPRPDLPPGMEQDLEPVVRHLVEQRWPFRLHATYDESISRMLDVFERVDRDIPFNGLPWFFDHAETISPKNIERVRALGGGIAIQDRMAFQGEYFVDRYGSKAAEQTPPIQRMLAEGVPVGAGTDATRVSSYNPWTSLYWLVSGRTVGGLELYPNGLSRDTALQLFTHGSAWFSSEQGKKGQIKVGQLADLTALSADFFSVEEEAIKWIESVLTIVDGKVVYGAAEFDQLSPPSLPVMPDWSPVAKVPGHWRPASPLLTQVHQCSGPCAVHAHSHDRVRRSSVPISDYQGFWGAFGCSCFAF, encoded by the coding sequence ATGAAAGCCGATTTGATCCTTTACAACGGCCGTCTGCACACCGTGGATCGTGAAAAGCCGCAAGCAACAGCTGTGGCCATTAAGGACGGAAAATTCATTGCCGTGGGCAGCGACGTAGAGGTCATGGCGGTCCGCGCAGATACGACACAGGTTATAGATCTGCAAAAGCGCACGGTGATCCCAGGTCTCAATGACTCGCACCTGCACCTGATTCGTGGGGGTCTGAACTACAACCTGGAACTGCGCTGGGAAGGTGTTCCATCTCTCGCCGATGCGTTACGGATGCTCAAGGATCAGGCCGATCGCACACCTGCTCCGCAATGGGTGCGGGTGGTGGGTGGCTGGAATGAATTCCAGTTCGCCGAGCGCCGCCTGCCTACCCTGGACGAATTGAACAAGGCCGCACCAGATACGCCGGTATTCGTCCTGCACCTTTATGACCGCGCCCTCCTGAATCGGGCGGCACTGCGCGTTGTCGGCTATACCCGCGACACGCCGAATCCGCCGGGCGGAGAGATTGTCCGCGACAGCAATGGTGAGCCCACCGGCATGCTGGTGGCAAAACCCAACGCGATGATTCTCTACTCGACCCTGGCCAAGGGGCCAACGCTGCCGCTGGAATACCAGGTCAACTCGACACGCCAGTTTATGCGCGAACTCAACCGCCTTGGCGTGACCAGTGCCATCGATGCCGGTGGTGGCTTCCAGAACTATCCGGACGACTATGAAGTGGTCCGCGAGCTGGCCAAGCACAACCAGTTGAGCGTGCGCATCGCCTACAACCTGTTCACCCAGAAACCCAAGGAAGAGCTGACTGACTTCAAGAACTGGAGCGGCATGGTCAAGCCTGGCGATGGCGATAACTTCTTCCGGCACAACGGTGCCGGTGAAATGCTGGTGTTCTCGGCGGCGGATTTTGAAGACTTCCTGGAACCGCGTCCGGACCTGCCACCGGGCATGGAGCAAGACCTGGAACCGGTGGTTCGGCACTTGGTGGAGCAGCGCTGGCCGTTCCGGCTGCACGCGACCTACGACGAATCCATTTCACGAATGCTCGATGTGTTCGAGCGGGTCGATCGCGACATTCCGTTCAATGGCCTGCCATGGTTCTTCGATCACGCTGAAACCATCAGCCCGAAGAATATCGAGCGGGTACGCGCCCTGGGCGGTGGCATTGCCATTCAGGACCGCATGGCCTTCCAAGGTGAGTATTTCGTCGACCGTTACGGCAGCAAGGCCGCCGAGCAGACCCCGCCGATTCAACGCATGCTGGCCGAAGGCGTACCCGTTGGTGCGGGGACTGATGCGACCCGCGTCTCCAGCTACAACCCCTGGACCTCGCTTTATTGGCTCGTCAGCGGCCGAACCGTTGGAGGGCTGGAGCTTTACCCCAACGGGCTGTCCCGTGACACCGCCCTGCAGCTCTTTACCCATGGCAGTGCCTGGTTCTCGTCAGAGCAAGGCAAGAAGGGCCAGATCAAGGTCGGGCAACTGGCCGATCTCACGGCCCTGTCGGCGGACTTCTTCAGTGTCGAGGAGGAGGCGATCAAGTGGATCGAATCAGTGCTGACCATAGTCGACGGCAAAGTGGTCTATGGTGCCGCGGAGTTCGACCAGCTGTCGCCCCCGAGCCTTCCGGTCATGCCGGACTGGTCACCGGTTGCCAAGGTACCCGGCCACTGGCGTCCCGCTTCACCGCTGCTGACTCAGGTGCATCAATGCTCAGGCCCTTGCGCGGTGCATGCGCACAGCCATGACAGGGTGCGCCGGTCATCCGTACCTATCAGTGACTACCAAGGCTTCTGGGGCGCCTTCGGCTGCTCCTGCTTCGCTTTCTGA
- a CDS encoding alpha/beta hydrolase produces the protein MPAHGDLGIQCFGTQSACDQPKLMGSGMNITVLFIHGEWLSAAAWDHFSSRYRACGYTCIAPPWPLSEGPPERLREAPHTDFPRLGITQIIEHYAALIRRMPQPPLLIGHSLGGLLVQILLDRGLGCAGVSITAMPPRGLVPRLSILYKAIPMRMAWGSWKRVMYFPLREFAQLTRVLAIQDLSLLHASHIVPAPGRIFFEAAFGIGTHVDFANDYRAPLLLIAAENDHSIRPCLVTSNYRQYNRSAASTSFKCFAGHSHWLIAEPGWEQIADYTIEWAQTQLGRF, from the coding sequence ATGCCAGCGCACGGAGACCTCGGTATTCAATGCTTTGGCACCCAGAGCGCTTGTGATCAACCTAAGCTCATGGGATCAGGGATGAATATAACCGTACTGTTCATACATGGCGAATGGCTGTCTGCCGCCGCCTGGGATCATTTCTCCAGCCGCTATCGGGCATGTGGCTACACCTGCATTGCACCACCCTGGCCCTTATCGGAGGGGCCGCCAGAGAGGCTGCGCGAGGCGCCACATACCGACTTCCCAAGGCTTGGGATCACACAAATAATTGAGCACTATGCAGCGCTGATTCGGCGCATGCCTCAGCCCCCTTTGCTGATTGGCCACTCGCTGGGTGGCCTGCTCGTACAGATACTTTTGGACCGTGGTCTTGGCTGTGCCGGGGTATCGATTACAGCGATGCCCCCTCGTGGGTTAGTGCCTCGCTTGAGCATCCTCTACAAGGCGATCCCCATGCGCATGGCTTGGGGCAGTTGGAAGCGAGTCATGTATTTTCCGCTACGAGAATTTGCCCAACTTACTCGGGTTTTGGCGATCCAGGATCTTTCGCTGTTACATGCAAGCCATATCGTGCCAGCACCGGGGCGGATTTTCTTTGAAGCGGCTTTCGGTATTGGCACACATGTCGACTTTGCCAATGACTACAGAGCACCGCTGCTGTTGATCGCCGCCGAGAACGATCACAGCATACGGCCATGCCTGGTGACGTCGAACTATCGGCAATACAATCGCTCGGCGGCCAGTACCTCGTTCAAGTGCTTTGCCGGGCACAGCCACTGGCTCATCGCCGAACCCGGTTGGGAGCAAATAGCTGACTACACAATTGAATGGGCGCAAACTCAACTGGGTCGCTTTTGA
- a CDS encoding sensor histidine kinase, with the protein MISVSGFSPAKQQKPTPGNRWRTCTALAICMLLVSLLCFSPAVTAADYLLDKLEHHRWTVADEGPNQVGALAQTRDGYLWLGTNDSLYRFDGLDFARYTPPDGNPLGIISVLKAEDEGLWAGLRAGGISLITDTGITHYPVSAGLPGGVIYSIAKDRSGAVWIAANDGLARFDGNAWQRIGTEWNFPGRNARAVLVDRDGTLWAANEDRLFYLPSGAKAFIDAGIAVGWVSHMAQAPDGAIWMAERYGGSLRRIVPNEGDAATQVTVIDGANGLLFDSTGALWVGTSGKGVRYVHASASLSALSITDVRSHQEEFMAKDGLSADIVLPLLEDVDGNIWVGTSAGLDRFRPSAMVSSAFPHNAQNLALVAGTAGSVWAGTSNLPAMRLSSTGLASVDIPAPISNAFNDVNGDIWMAGSKGIWRAQGDEIERVASLPTQDGLDSAVRAMTLDQAGNLWVSINRKGLFVLRSGRWSMVAPPNADPSQLMPVTATTDPLGRLWFGYRNNLIVTHDDQVQRHWGADEGLKVGHVTAMLHQGRLTWVGGQRGVAFFDGERFHSLHLPDNGLFDNIYAILAVPPREPEGDGSYDLWLHGKAGVYQLTAREVKRAIADPQYQIRYRSYEVIGGLANDPHQVLPLPTAVRSTDGRLWFSTSKGVTWIDPTRYVQSKAAPKVVIQSLNVDGKEPRPSELSQLGAEPKRIEISYAALSLSGMQGLHFRYLLEGVDTDWQQAGSKRSAIYTGLGPGDYRFRVLASNQDGILSTEEAVLSFSIRPVFYRTPLFIVLSGLAVAIILWMLHRFNIRRSAQHLRDRLEERHAERERIARELHDTLLQGVQGLMLSFQAATEQIPSTHPARSKMERALDRADQVLVEARERVSNLRDLNEPALNLIDAFAAVTSELQLEGSTRFTLNSHGTPLPLHPIVGEESYRIGCEAIMNAFRHANAQNVEIWIVYTRHAFQLSVGDNGSGIDPQYLPPNIRPDHWGLHGMLERAQKIGGRLSIQRGAHSGTEIQLTVPALTAYRRIPRRLKWLRVLTQLRP; encoded by the coding sequence GTGATTAGCGTATCGGGCTTTTCCCCAGCCAAACAGCAGAAGCCAACCCCAGGAAATCGCTGGCGCACATGCACGGCGCTGGCAATCTGTATGCTGTTGGTTAGCCTGCTATGTTTTAGTCCGGCCGTAACGGCCGCCGACTACTTACTGGACAAGCTGGAGCACCACCGCTGGACCGTCGCTGATGAAGGCCCCAATCAGGTCGGGGCCTTGGCTCAGACCCGAGACGGTTATCTCTGGCTTGGAACCAACGATTCGCTCTATCGCTTTGATGGCCTGGACTTCGCGCGATACACACCGCCAGACGGCAATCCGCTGGGCATCATTTCCGTACTCAAGGCGGAGGATGAAGGCTTGTGGGCGGGTCTGCGTGCAGGAGGCATTAGCCTGATCACCGACACAGGCATAACCCATTACCCAGTCAGTGCAGGGTTGCCTGGCGGGGTGATCTATAGCATCGCCAAGGATCGCAGTGGCGCAGTCTGGATCGCCGCCAACGATGGTTTGGCGCGTTTTGACGGTAACGCGTGGCAACGTATCGGTACCGAGTGGAACTTTCCGGGGCGAAATGCCCGCGCTGTACTCGTCGACCGCGATGGCACGCTATGGGCAGCAAATGAAGATCGCCTTTTCTACCTGCCGTCAGGTGCCAAAGCGTTTATCGATGCAGGCATTGCGGTGGGTTGGGTGAGTCATATGGCTCAGGCTCCAGATGGGGCCATCTGGATGGCAGAACGATATGGCGGTTCGCTGCGCCGAATCGTGCCAAACGAAGGCGATGCGGCTACCCAAGTGACCGTAATCGATGGTGCCAATGGTTTGTTATTCGACAGCACTGGGGCGCTATGGGTGGGAACCAGCGGTAAGGGCGTTCGCTATGTACACGCCTCTGCCAGCCTCAGTGCTCTATCGATAACTGACGTACGCAGTCACCAAGAAGAGTTCATGGCCAAGGATGGCTTGAGTGCAGATATCGTTCTCCCATTACTCGAAGATGTTGACGGCAATATTTGGGTGGGGACTAGTGCCGGGCTAGACCGTTTTCGGCCAAGCGCTATGGTCTCGTCCGCATTTCCACACAACGCCCAGAATTTGGCATTGGTTGCCGGTACGGCAGGCAGTGTCTGGGCGGGTACCAGCAACCTACCGGCAATGCGTCTGAGCAGCACAGGGTTAGCCTCTGTGGATATACCGGCACCGATTAGTAATGCCTTCAATGATGTTAACGGTGATATCTGGATGGCTGGCAGCAAGGGTATCTGGCGTGCGCAAGGCGACGAAATCGAACGAGTCGCGTCATTGCCAACCCAGGATGGGCTTGACTCAGCCGTCCGCGCGATGACTCTCGATCAGGCAGGCAACCTGTGGGTTTCGATCAACCGCAAGGGTCTGTTCGTTCTTCGAAGCGGGCGTTGGTCAATGGTTGCGCCGCCTAATGCTGATCCAAGCCAGTTAATGCCTGTCACCGCTACCACCGATCCTCTTGGCAGACTCTGGTTCGGCTATCGCAATAATCTGATTGTGACCCACGACGACCAGGTCCAACGACACTGGGGGGCAGACGAAGGCTTAAAGGTTGGTCATGTCACGGCGATGCTGCATCAGGGCCGCCTCACCTGGGTTGGTGGCCAGCGTGGAGTGGCCTTCTTCGATGGTGAGCGCTTCCACAGCCTTCACCTACCGGACAATGGGCTGTTCGACAATATCTACGCGATTCTAGCCGTACCTCCCAGAGAACCAGAAGGTGATGGGAGCTATGATCTCTGGCTCCATGGCAAAGCCGGGGTTTATCAGTTGACCGCTCGTGAGGTAAAGCGCGCCATCGCTGACCCGCAATACCAGATACGTTACCGCAGCTATGAGGTGATCGGTGGCCTGGCCAATGACCCGCACCAAGTACTCCCATTGCCCACTGCAGTGCGTAGTACGGATGGACGTCTATGGTTCAGCACCAGTAAGGGCGTGACTTGGATTGATCCGACTCGCTATGTGCAGAGTAAAGCGGCGCCCAAGGTAGTCATCCAATCGCTCAATGTCGATGGTAAGGAGCCCCGACCAAGTGAGCTGTCACAACTGGGCGCAGAGCCAAAGAGAATCGAAATCTCTTATGCAGCGCTTAGTCTCTCAGGCATGCAAGGTTTGCACTTTCGCTATCTGTTAGAGGGGGTCGACACGGACTGGCAGCAGGCGGGTTCAAAACGTAGTGCCATCTATACGGGGCTCGGCCCCGGGGATTATCGGTTCCGCGTATTAGCCTCCAATCAGGATGGAATACTGAGCACCGAGGAGGCCGTGCTCAGCTTCAGTATTCGACCCGTTTTCTACCGCACCCCACTATTTATAGTGTTGAGCGGTCTAGCAGTGGCGATTATTTTGTGGATGCTGCATCGGTTCAATATTCGCCGTTCAGCCCAGCATCTGCGTGACCGTCTTGAGGAGCGACATGCCGAGCGCGAGCGAATCGCCCGTGAGCTGCATGACACCCTACTCCAGGGTGTGCAGGGTCTTATGTTGAGTTTCCAGGCGGCCACTGAGCAAATCCCCAGTACTCATCCAGCACGATCCAAAATGGAGAGAGCGCTAGATCGCGCAGATCAGGTTTTGGTGGAGGCACGAGAGCGGGTGAGTAATCTGCGTGATCTGAACGAGCCTGCTCTGAATCTGATCGATGCATTTGCCGCTGTCACGAGTGAGCTGCAGCTAGAAGGCAGTACGCGCTTTACCCTGAACAGCCACGGCACGCCACTGCCACTGCACCCTATAGTCGGAGAAGAAAGCTACCGGATAGGCTGTGAAGCGATCATGAACGCCTTTCGACATGCCAATGCGCAGAACGTGGAAATCTGGATCGTCTACACCAGGCACGCATTTCAGCTAAGCGTTGGCGATAATGGTAGCGGCATCGACCCACAGTATCTGCCGCCCAATATCCGCCCCGATCACTGGGGCTTACATGGCATGCTGGAGCGGGCCCAAAAAATAGGCGGCCGGCTGTCTATTCAAAGAGGAGCCCACAGTGGCACTGAGATTCAACTGACTGTACCCGCATTAACGGCCTACCGACGTATCCCGCGACGTCTCAAGTGGCTACGTGTATTGACTCAATTGAGGCCCTAA
- a CDS encoding response regulator, protein MRVLVVDDHPLLREGIAAVLEAQSDIVLVGEATNGCEALQLFRALRPDVTLMDLQMPEMDGIEAIHAIRAEFPRARIAILTTYRGDVRALHAIKAGALGYLLKSSLRKELLDAIRSIAAGKRHIPAEIAVELADHLSHDSLTAREIQVLQCVAMGKPNKQIATELMIAEDTIKGHLRSIMDKLGANNRTHAVILGIQRGIITV, encoded by the coding sequence ATACGCGTGCTGGTCGTCGATGACCACCCTCTGCTGCGCGAGGGTATAGCTGCCGTCCTTGAAGCCCAATCAGACATAGTGCTGGTCGGCGAGGCGACCAATGGCTGCGAAGCGCTTCAGCTATTTCGCGCGCTGCGCCCGGACGTCACCCTGATGGATCTACAAATGCCCGAGATGGATGGCATTGAGGCGATTCATGCCATTCGCGCCGAGTTTCCTCGCGCCCGCATTGCCATCCTGACCACCTATCGGGGTGATGTACGGGCATTGCATGCAATCAAGGCGGGAGCTCTCGGCTACTTATTGAAAAGTAGTCTGCGCAAGGAACTGCTGGATGCCATCCGCTCCATTGCTGCCGGCAAGCGCCATATCCCGGCAGAGATAGCTGTTGAACTGGCTGATCACTTAAGCCACGACTCCCTGACCGCTCGTGAAATCCAGGTCCTGCAATGTGTCGCTATGGGTAAACCCAACAAGCAAATCGCGACGGAACTCATGATCGCGGAGGACACCATCAAGGGGCATTTAAGAAGCATCATGGACAAGTTGGGTGCCAACAATCGCACCCACGCGGTCATCCTCGGCATTCAGCGCGGCATCATCACTGTGTGA
- a CDS encoding helix-turn-helix transcriptional regulator → MRATLHAVTPATAVDRLNQRCISDETYDGVMQLLSEAQAHLSIDRDSACLCLTRALVMMQKSDSQLKSRHGCLSSWQTKRVVDYIDANLDSSIRTNQMAAVLSLSVSYFSHAFKNTFGVTPLLYVARRRIESARQIMLTTDSSLTDIAHSHGFCDQSHFIRTFRRQIGVTPQAWRRLCDAGL, encoded by the coding sequence ATGCGTGCCACCTTGCATGCCGTTACCCCGGCAACCGCAGTAGACCGCCTGAATCAGCGCTGTATTTCCGACGAAACGTATGATGGCGTCATGCAATTGCTTAGCGAGGCTCAAGCGCACCTGAGCATCGATCGTGACTCAGCCTGCCTATGCCTGACCCGTGCCCTGGTCATGATGCAAAAGAGCGATAGCCAGTTAAAAAGCCGCCATGGCTGCCTATCCAGTTGGCAAACTAAACGGGTGGTTGACTACATCGACGCTAACCTCGACTCATCAATACGCACAAATCAGATGGCTGCTGTTCTAAGCCTGAGTGTCAGCTACTTCTCGCATGCTTTCAAAAATACCTTTGGTGTAACGCCGCTGCTTTACGTCGCACGTCGGCGCATCGAATCTGCTCGACAGATCATGCTCACGACCGACTCCTCGCTGACCGACATCGCCCACAGCCACGGATTCTGTGACCAATCCCATTTCATCCGTACCTTCCGCCGCCAGATCGGGGTTACACCTCAGGCTTGGCGGCGGTTGTGCGATGCAGGGTTATAG
- the gabD gene encoding NADP-dependent succinate-semialdehyde dehydrogenase — MQLKDTQLFRQQAFINGTWVDADNGQTIKVNNPATGDILGTVPKMGAAETRRAIEAADNALPAWRALTAKERANTLRRWFELIIENQDDLARLMTLEQGKPLSEAKGEIVHAASFIEWFAEEAKRIYGDVIPGHQPDKRLIVIKQPIGVTAAITPWNFPAAMITRKAGPALAAGCTMVLKPASQTPFSAFALAELAQRAGIPAGVFSVVSGSAGDIGGELTSNPIVRKLSFTGSTEVGCQLMAECAKDIKKVSLELGGNAPFIVFDDADLDKAVEGAIISKYRNNGQTCVCANRLYIQDSVYDAFAEKLKVAVSQLKIGNGLEDGTTTGPLIDEKAVAKVKEHIADAVSKGATVLSGGKSIEGNFFEPTILIDVPNNAAVAKEETFGPLAPLFRFKDEADVIAMSNDTEFGLASYFYARDLGRVFRVVEALEYGMVGVNTGLISNEVAPFGGIKASGLGREGSKYGIEDYLEIKYVCLSV; from the coding sequence ATGCAACTCAAAGACACCCAGCTATTCCGCCAGCAAGCCTTCATCAATGGCACGTGGGTTGATGCGGACAATGGTCAGACGATCAAGGTCAACAATCCGGCAACGGGCGACATTCTGGGTACCGTGCCGAAAATGGGCGCTGCCGAAACCCGCCGCGCCATCGAAGCTGCTGACAACGCGCTGCCGGCCTGGCGCGCACTGACCGCCAAAGAACGTGCAAACACGCTGCGTCGCTGGTTCGAACTGATCATCGAAAACCAGGACGACCTCGCTCGCCTGATGACCCTGGAACAAGGCAAACCATTGTCCGAAGCCAAGGGCGAAATCGTCCACGCCGCTTCCTTCATCGAATGGTTCGCCGAAGAAGCCAAGCGCATCTACGGTGATGTGATTCCCGGCCACCAGCCAGACAAGCGCCTGATCGTGATCAAGCAGCCGATCGGTGTGACCGCTGCAATCACCCCGTGGAACTTTCCGGCCGCGATGATCACCCGTAAAGCCGGCCCGGCGCTGGCCGCCGGTTGCACCATGGTGCTGAAGCCGGCCTCACAAACGCCATTCTCGGCTTTTGCTCTGGCTGAACTGGCCCAGCGTGCGGGCATTCCTGCTGGCGTGTTCAGCGTGGTCTCCGGCAGCGCCGGTGACATTGGTGGCGAGCTGACCAGCAACCCGATCGTGCGTAAATTGTCTTTCACTGGCTCGACCGAAGTCGGTTGCCAGTTGATGGCTGAGTGCGCAAAGGACATCAAGAAAGTGTCCCTGGAACTGGGCGGCAACGCACCGTTCATCGTGTTCGACGATGCGGATCTGGATAAGGCCGTTGAAGGCGCGATCATTTCCAAATACCGCAACAATGGCCAGACCTGCGTCTGCGCCAACCGCCTGTATATTCAGGATTCGGTCTACGACGCGTTTGCCGAGAAGCTGAAAGTGGCGGTGTCCCAACTCAAGATCGGCAACGGTCTGGAGGACGGCACCACCACTGGTCCGCTGATCGACGAAAAAGCCGTGGCCAAGGTTAAAGAACATATCGCCGACGCTGTTTCCAAAGGCGCCACCGTGCTTTCCGGCGGCAAGTCTATCGAAGGCAACTTCTTTGAGCCGACCATCCTGATCGACGTACCAAACAACGCCGCCGTGGCGAAGGAAGAAACGTTCGGCCCGCTGGCACCGCTGTTCCGCTTCAAAGACGAAGCCGACGTAATCGCGATGTCCAACGACACCGAATTTGGCCTGGCCTCGTACTTCTATGCCCGCGACCTGGGACGTGTATTCCGTGTAGTTGAAGCCCTGGAATACGGTATGGTCGGCGTCAATACCGGTCTTATTTCCAATGAGGTCGCGCCGTTCGGCGGTATCAAGGCCTCGGGCTTGGGCCGTGAAGGCTCCAAGTACGGTATCGAGGATTACTTGGAGATCAAATACGTGTGTCTGAGCGTATGA
- a CDS encoding acetolactate synthase large subunit, whose protein sequence is MAKAADVVVQCLENEGVEYVFGIPGEENLDLLESLRRSSIKLVLTRHEQSAGFMAATYGRLTGKTGVSLATLGPGATNLVTAGAYAYLGGMPMLMITGQKPIKKSKQGRFQILDVVGMMQPLTKYTHQLASADNIPSRVREAFRLAEEEKPGAVHLELPEDIAAEQTESMPVPPSLHRRPLAEHKAIDAAVQKIQAARSPILVIGAGANRKMTAKVLKQLIDNTGIPFVTTQMGKGVVDERHPRFLGNAALSAGDFVHRAVEAADLIVNIGHDVIEKPPFFMVRGGTEVIHINFRSAEVDPVYFPQIEVVGDIANAVWQIGEALQIQEHWDFSRLMAIREANEEHIIEGACDNRFPIYPQRFVADVRRALPSEGVVALDNGIYKIWFARNYKAHKPNTVLLDNALASMGAGLPSAMAAHLVCPDRPVVAVCGDGGFMMNSQELETAVRLKMNLTVIILRDDGYGMIRWKQANMGFTDFGLDYGNPDFVIYAQSYGAKGHRVESADGFLTLLQHCISEPGVHVIDCPVDYSENDFILNSELKRRSALV, encoded by the coding sequence ATGGCCAAGGCCGCGGATGTCGTCGTGCAATGCCTGGAGAACGAAGGTGTCGAGTATGTGTTCGGTATTCCCGGTGAAGAAAACCTGGACCTGCTGGAGTCATTGCGCCGCTCCAGTATCAAGCTGGTATTGACTCGCCATGAGCAGTCCGCGGGTTTCATGGCGGCCACCTATGGCCGGCTGACCGGCAAGACCGGCGTAAGCCTGGCTACCTTGGGACCGGGGGCAACTAATCTGGTAACCGCGGGTGCGTACGCGTATCTGGGCGGCATGCCGATGCTGATGATCACGGGCCAGAAACCGATCAAGAAGTCCAAACAGGGCCGATTCCAGATTCTCGATGTGGTCGGCATGATGCAACCGCTGACCAAGTACACCCATCAGTTGGCGTCCGCCGACAACATTCCATCACGGGTGCGTGAAGCCTTTCGCCTGGCTGAAGAAGAAAAGCCCGGCGCTGTGCATCTGGAGTTACCTGAAGACATCGCTGCCGAACAGACCGAGAGTATGCCGGTCCCTCCAAGCCTGCACCGTCGTCCCTTGGCAGAGCACAAGGCAATCGACGCGGCCGTGCAGAAAATTCAAGCCGCACGCAGCCCGATCCTGGTGATTGGAGCCGGTGCCAATCGCAAGATGACCGCCAAGGTTCTCAAGCAACTGATCGACAATACCGGTATCCCGTTTGTCACCACGCAAATGGGCAAAGGCGTGGTAGATGAGCGTCATCCGCGCTTTCTCGGCAATGCCGCGCTGTCCGCTGGCGACTTCGTTCATCGCGCCGTCGAGGCCGCCGATCTGATCGTCAACATAGGCCACGATGTCATCGAAAAGCCGCCGTTTTTTATGGTCCGTGGCGGTACCGAAGTGATCCACATCAACTTCCGCTCGGCCGAAGTTGACCCTGTGTACTTCCCGCAAATCGAAGTGGTCGGTGACATCGCCAACGCCGTGTGGCAGATCGGCGAAGCGCTGCAAATTCAGGAACATTGGGACTTCAGCCGGCTGATGGCGATTCGGGAAGCCAACGAAGAGCACATCATCGAGGGCGCTTGCGACAACCGCTTCCCGATCTACCCGCAGCGCTTCGTCGCTGACGTGCGTCGTGCCTTGCCGTCCGAAGGCGTCGTCGCGCTGGACAATGGCATCTACAAAATCTGGTTCGCGCGCAACTACAAGGCCCACAAACCCAACACTGTGTTATTGGACAACGCTCTGGCGAGCATGGGCGCGGGCCTGCCGTCGGCGATGGCTGCGCATCTGGTCTGCCCGGATCGGCCGGTGGTCGCGGTGTGTGGTGACGGTGGCTTCATGATGAATAGCCAAGAATTGGAGACAGCGGTACGCCTGAAGATGAATCTGACGGTCATCATCTTGCGCGACGACGGCTACGGCATGATCCGCTGGAAGCAGGCGAACATGGGCTTCACCGATTTTGGCCTGGACTATGGCAACCCGGACTTCGTCATATATGCGCAAAGCTACGGTGCCAAGGGCCATCGAGTGGAAAGCGCCGACGGCTTCCTGACACTGCTGCAGCATTGCATCAGTGAGCCGGGCGTGCACGTGATCGATTGCCCGGTGGACTACTCGGAAAATGACTTCATTCTCAACAGTGAGCTCAAGAGAAGAAGCGCTCTGGTCTGA